CTTTTATAGTTCCTGAAAACAAAAAATTGTCCTGTGTCATAATGCCCATTTGCTGTCTTAAACTCTCAATTGATACATTTTTAATATTGTAATTATCTATATAGATATCACCGCTTTGCACATCATAAAAACGGCTAATCAGGTTGACAATGGTTGTTTTACCGGCACCGGTAGGACCCACTAAGGCAATGGTTTCGCCAGGTTTAATATGGAAGCTTACATCTTTTAACACCTGTGTATCTTTGTCATAAGCAAAGGATACCTCATTAAATATAACCTCACCATTTATTTCAGGTAGTTCAACTACCTTATCACCATCTTCGATTTCCGGTTTGGTATCCATAATCTCAAAGATACGTTCTGCTCCGGATATATTGGTTATAAGTTGGTTGTAGAAGTTACTTAAATTCATAATAGGACGCCAAAACATGGAGATGTAGGTTCCAAAGGCAATTAAGGTACCTACTGGTACACTTTGATTTCCTGTCATTTTTACTCCTACAAAGTAAAGGGATACCATACCAAGCCCCCAGCAAAAATCTATAACCGGACCGAATGCATCGCTTAATCGGACTGCTTTTACAAAAGAGTCTCTATGCTCTGCTAACAGATCATCAAAGGCAGCAGCAGTTTCGCCTTCTGCCGTGAAGCTTTGTACAATTCGTATTCCGGATAAATCCTCGTGAATAAAGGCATTTAAATTGGAGCTTTTCTTACGGTGTATCCGCCATCTCATATGGGAGTAGACTTGGATTAACCACATACAGATAATTAACAGTGGAAGACTTATCATGGCAGCCAGAGCTAGTCTAAAATTCTTTAGCATCATAATTGCTACAACTGCACATATAGTAATAAAATCAGGTATTAAGGTGGTAACACTATTAGATAATACATCTTTTAAGGAATTAACATCCCCTATAATTCTTGCAAGAATTTTACCTGTTGGGCGACTGTCAAAAAAGCCAAAGCTTAGTTTTTGTATATGCGTGTATAAGTCCTGTCTTACGGTTAATAAGACATTGTTTGAAATTTTAGCCATAATATACATTCTTAACTTAACCAGTAATATAAGAATAGTGTTGATAATGACTGCAATGATTCCTAATTGTAATAATGATTTCGTATCCTTATTAGCAATATTAACGTCTATGGCATGCTCTACAATTAAAGGGTTAACCAGAGTTATTGTTACGGTGCAGGCCATAATAAGTAAAACTAGGATTATTTCTTTCTTATAAGTTAATAAATAACGAAATAACCTTAGCAAAGTTTTTATTTTACCGACACTAACGGATTTTTCGTCGTCTCGGATTGCATTTACTGACATTTAAGTTCCTCCTTTTGGTTTGTTTTAAGGTTTTTACCTTATTACATAGCCAGGGAATTATCATTTATATATTCACCGTACTGGGCTAGATAGGTTTTGTAATATAGCCCTTCTGAGCTTAACAGCTCTTCATGGGTACCTCGTTCAGCAATGGTTCCTTCTTCAAGAATTATGATTTCATCTGCATTTCGAACAGCTGAAATACGATGGGCAATAATTATCTTGCTTACATTTTTTAAATCATTTAAAGATTTTTGAATTAAATGCTCAGTTTCCATATCCAGTGCAGAAGTAGAATCATCTAATACAAGTATGGGTGTTTTTTTCGCCAGTGCCCTAGCGATACTGATACGCTGTTTCTGACCGCCAGATAAACCAACACCTCGTTCGCCAATGATGGTATCATACTGACTTTCCATTCGCTCGATAAAATCTCTTGCCTGTGCATTGGATACAGATTGAAGAATCTCTTCTTCGGTTATAGAACAACGTTTTCCAAGCTTAATATTTTCTGTTACAGTATCCGAAAACAGGAACACATCTTGCATAACAAGGGATATGTTTTTCCTAAGCTCATGTAGTGATAAATCTTTAACGTCAACCCCATCAAGCTTTATAGTACCTTGTTCTACATCATAAAAACGCTGCAAAAGATTAATTATAGAGGTTTTTCCTGCACCTGTTGCACCCATAATACCGATGGTTTTTCCATGACCAAGTTTGAAGCTGATGTCTTTTAGGATTTCTTTTTCTCCGTGAGAGTAAGATACATGGTTAAACTCAATATCACCTTTAACCTGACCCAACACAATGGGGCTTTCTTTTTCCTCAATAGAAGGTGTTTCTTGTAAGATTTTCTTAACCCTTTTGTTAGAGGCAAAAGCAGAAGCTAATTCATTGCTCAACCAGGCGAGCATTTCCATGGGCCATATAATATTATTAGAGTACTCAGTAAAAGCACCTAAAGTACCTAAGGAGATTTCACCGTTGATAACCATTACCCCACCAAAGATAATTACTGTAATTGGAAGTAATTTTGTAATCAATTGAAAATACGGATTGTATTTAACAAATATCTTTGATTGCTTCATATGCAAATCATAATATCTTTTGTTATGGGATAAAAATTTCTTTATTTCAAATTTTTCTCTTGCAAAAGCTTTTACGGTTCTAACACCTGCCAGATTCTCTTGGGCTACCGTGTTTAATTCTGCATTTTCTTCACTGATTTGCTCATAAACAACTCCTAGTTTCTTCTCCATAAGGAAGGCGATACAGGCTACGATAGGCATAGCAATAATCGGAATGATAGTAAGTTTGGGACTTAAGGATATCATACAATATAATACAATAGAGATATGAAACACCACTTCTATAACTAACATACCAACAAATCCCAAGGCATTCCAAAGCTTATCGACATCATCCTTGACATGTGACATTAATTCACCAGTGTTTTGTTTATCAAAGAAATGAACCGAAAGCGTTTGAATATGGCGGAACAAGTTGCGTCTGATATCACAGGCAATTTTAGAACTTACCAAATCAAAACTAAGTTCTTTTATATAGCCAAAAATACTGCGTCCTACACCAATGATTAAAATAGCAGTGAGAAGCTTGGTTAACTGGCTTTTGTCCTGACCAACTATAACATCATCTATGATTC
The nucleotide sequence above comes from Anaerocolumna cellulosilytica. Encoded proteins:
- a CDS encoding ABC transporter ATP-binding protein, whose translation is MKKITKYIRKYWYVYVIAIVCMIVSISLDMLSPQITKRIIDDVIVGQDKSQLTKLLTAILIIGVGRSIFGYIKELSFDLVSSKIACDIRRNLFRHIQTLSVHFFDKQNTGELMSHVKDDVDKLWNALGFVGMLVIEVVFHISIVLYCMISLSPKLTIIPIIAMPIVACIAFLMEKKLGVVYEQISEENAELNTVAQENLAGVRTVKAFAREKFEIKKFLSHNKRYYDLHMKQSKIFVKYNPYFQLITKLLPITVIIFGGVMVINGEISLGTLGAFTEYSNNIIWPMEMLAWLSNELASAFASNKRVKKILQETPSIEEKESPIVLGQVKGDIEFNHVSYSHGEKEILKDISFKLGHGKTIGIMGATGAGKTSIINLLQRFYDVEQGTIKLDGVDVKDLSLHELRKNISLVMQDVFLFSDTVTENIKLGKRCSITEEEILQSVSNAQARDFIERMESQYDTIIGERGVGLSGGQKQRISIARALAKKTPILVLDDSTSALDMETEHLIQKSLNDLKNVSKIIIAHRISAVRNADEIIILEEGTIAERGTHEELLSSEGLYYKTYLAQYGEYINDNSLAM
- a CDS encoding ABC transporter ATP-binding protein; this translates as MSVNAIRDDEKSVSVGKIKTLLRLFRYLLTYKKEIILVLLIMACTVTITLVNPLIVEHAIDVNIANKDTKSLLQLGIIAVIINTILILLVKLRMYIMAKISNNVLLTVRQDLYTHIQKLSFGFFDSRPTGKILARIIGDVNSLKDVLSNSVTTLIPDFITICAVVAIMMLKNFRLALAAMISLPLLIICMWLIQVYSHMRWRIHRKKSSNLNAFIHEDLSGIRIVQSFTAEGETAAAFDDLLAEHRDSFVKAVRLSDAFGPVIDFCWGLGMVSLYFVGVKMTGNQSVPVGTLIAFGTYISMFWRPIMNLSNFYNQLITNISGAERIFEIMDTKPEIEDGDKVVELPEINGEVIFNEVSFAYDKDTQVLKDVSFHIKPGETIALVGPTGAGKTTIVNLISRFYDVQSGDIYIDNYNIKNVSIESLRQQMGIMTQDNFLFSGTIKDNLRYGKLDATDEEIIAAAKAVNAHDFIIKLEKGYDTELKERGSGLSAGQKQLLAFARTMVSMPKILILDEATSSIDTHTELLVQQGIETLLKGRTSFVIAHRLSTIQKADRIFVIDDQGIKEQGTSQELLALKGMYYDLYMAQFKNL